In the genome of Natronomonas salina, the window TGGGACAGCCCGACTACGGGATCGTCGGTCCCTCGGTCGGACCGGCCGTCTTCGTAGTGAGCACACTCGGGTTCCTCACCGGCCTCTACGGCTGGCTGTACCACGCCTTCATCGTCAACTTCTGGGAGGGCGAGGCCGAGGACCACGGCTTCCCCCTGAAGTTCACGATGCTGCTGTTCCTGGTGACGGAGGTCGCGACCTTCGGCGCGGGCTTCGTCTACTACTTCTTCATCCGGGCGGGCGCCTGGGAGAACCTCCCCGAGCTCGTCACCTCGGGGAACGTCCTCGGGTCGCTCGTCATCGTGAACACCCTGATACTGATCGCCAGCTCCTTCACGATGCACTTCGCCCACCACGCGCTGCTGGAGGACAACCACTCGCGGTTCCGGACGCTCCTCGGCGTCACGCTCCTGCTCGGGCTGATCTTCCTCGGCGGGCAGGTCTACGAGTACTACGAGTTCATCCTCCACGAGGGCTTCACCCTCACCGAGGGCGCCTACGGGAGCGCCTTCTACGGGCTGACCGGCCTCCACGGCCTCCACGTCAGCCTCGGCGCCGTCATGCTGGCCATCCTCTTCGTCCGCGCGCTGTTCGGCCAGTACTCCTCCGAGAAGCACACCTCCGTCAGCACGGTCTCGATGTACTGGCACTTCGTCGACGTCGTCTGGATCTTCCTCGTCGTCGTGCTGTACGCGGGCGCCATCATCAACATCTGACAGCGCGCTTTCCCCGACGTTCTCGAAATCCGGATAGCACGGGCTGGGTCGAATCGCCGCTCCCGACTGCGGTCCCGTCCCGATTCCGCAAGCTACTCCACGTCCTGCTCCGTAGCGCCGACCCATGCAACTCAGGGGGCGCCGACTGGTGCTCGTCGCCGCGGGTCTCCTCGCGCTGGCGGGCACCGCGACGGCCCACGGCGGCGGGCTCTCGAGCGCCCCGGACCGCTCCTCGTCGATCCCGACGTGGCTGTTCCTCACGACCGGCGGCGGCGTCATCGGGGCCTCGTTCATCCTGGCGTCGTTCGTCACCGACCGGGCGTTCATCCGCCGGATCCACGGGTGGCGCCGCGGGGGCGAGGTGGTCGCCGCGGACGCGCTCGCGCTCGTCGGCCGGGTCGTCGGCGTCCTCGTGCTGCTGTTCGTGCTGGCCGTCGGCTTCCTCGGGCCGCGCGACCCGACGTACAACGCCGCCGTCCTGGTCGTCTGGGCCGGGTGGTGGTCCGGCTACGCGATGACGACCTACCTCGTCGGCAACACCTGGCCGGTGCTGAACCCGTGGCGGAGCGTCGCCCGCGCCCTCCCGTCGCTGGACCGCTCGTACCCCGAGCGCCTCGGCGCGTGGCCGAGCGTGGTCGGTCTCCTGGCGCTCATCTGGCTGGAGGTCGTCAGCCCGCTGGCCGACGACCCGCGGCTGCTCGCCTGGGTCGTCGTGGGGTACTCCGTCGTCACGCTCGCCGGCGCGGTCGCCTTCGGCGAGGCGACGTGGTTCGAGACCGTCGACCCGGTCTCCCGGGTGTTCCGCTACTTCGGCCGGGTGGCGCCGCTGTACGACGACGACGGCGTCCGCCTCCGCCTCCCGGGCGCCGGCCTCGACGAGGCGAAGTTCGTCACCACCCGTGCGGAGGTCGGGTTCGTCGTCGCCGTGCTGTGGGTGACCACCTTCGACGGACTGGTCGCGACGCCGCTGTGGCGGGGC includes:
- a CDS encoding cytochrome c oxidase subunit 3 — translated: MSVDHDDEHHGGHEHHLPAVDDWPHGFGEASWWPFIAAIGAGGIYLGAALFIMGQPDYGIVGPSVGPAVFVVSTLGFLTGLYGWLYHAFIVNFWEGEAEDHGFPLKFTMLLFLVTEVATFGAGFVYYFFIRAGAWENLPELVTSGNVLGSLVIVNTLILIASSFTMHFAHHALLEDNHSRFRTLLGVTLLLGLIFLGGQVYEYYEFILHEGFTLTEGAYGSAFYGLTGLHGLHVSLGAVMLAILFVRALFGQYSSEKHTSVSTVSMYWHFVDVVWIFLVVVLYAGAIINI